CATTAATAATTATGGTAGGTATTAAATGTAAAAATACATGAAGGAAATACTTCTGTATATATTCCAAATGTTAAGCATTGTAAAATATTACAAGGTGTTTATACAATAAAGAGTAAAGTAAAATGAGTGTAATTACATGTAAAgacagaataaaataaaatattacaataagACGTTATACAAGTCATTATAAAATGTTAAACTCCCCTTCAAGATAGAGAGTAAATGGAATGAACTCCCATCTTGGCTATCAATGTAGAGAACTGGTGATTACCCAAGGCTTTAGTAAGGACATCAGCAAGTTGATGTTGAGAACCAACATGAAATGTCTTAAGAATCCCAGCTTGAAGCTTGTCATGTACAAAATGGCAATCAAACTCAATATATTTTGTGCGCTCATGAAAGACAAAGTTAGCAGCAATATGAAGTGCAGCTGTGTTATCACAAAACAAATGAGCACTATTAGAATGAGAAACTCTAAAATCTGAGAGCAAGGAAAGAAGCCAAACAATTTCACAAGTTGTAGTGGTGGCCATAGAACAATATTCTGCCTCCGCTAATGAACGAGAAACTGTTTGTTGTTTCTTAGACTTCCAGGACACCAAGGAATCTCCAAGAAAGACACAGTAACCTGTAGTAGATCTTCTAGTATCAGGGCATGAAGCCCAATCCAAATCTGTAAAAGCTTTGATTTGAAAAGAAGAGTCAGCTGGAAAAAATAAACCATGTCCTGGAGTGGACTTGATGTACTGCAGAATATGATAAGTAGCTTGTAAATGAGGCTCACGGGGCTTATCCATATATTGACTAGGCCGATGAACAGAGAATGTGAGATCTGGCCGTGTAATGTTAAGATATAATAATCTACCAATTAATCTTCTAAAAATAGAGGACTTGGCCAATAAAATGCCACTGTCTTTActgagttttaaattttgttccaTTGGAAAAGTAGTTGGTTTAGCACCAAGAAATCCAACATCTTGTAATATCTCAAGTGCATACTTACGTTGACATAAGGAAATGGCCTTGAGGAGATCTTGTAAAGAAGGAGTTTGTAATAAATCACTAGTAGAAGAGCTTGATTGTTGCAAAAAGTAAAGGCTTCCCTTGTGTCTACCCACTCCAATCAGCTTCCATTGATTCAGGTCttgtataaaaatgaaattagagaAAAAGGACAAACAACAAGTCAGATTCAAGGTTAACTTACTAACAGATATCAATTTGAATGAAAAAGCTGGAATGCAAAGAACATCTCTAAGTATCAAATCCTTAGAAGTGTGAACAGTGCCAATATGTGTAACAAATACACTTTGGCCATTTGGAAGCTTGACAGTAGTGTTAATGACTGGtataaaggaagaaaaaaaaagatgttgatggAACCATATGATATGTGGCTCCCGAATCAAGAATCCAAGAAGATAAACCAAGATTAGTAGGTACAATACAATTGGGAGAAAAAATAGATGGAATATAAGAAGCATCTATACCAGCAATTGGAACAGAGGAAACTGCACTAGCAGTGTGTGGATTGGCAGAGGAAGTAATAGGATCATATGGCTGAAGCATAGCCAGTAATTGCTGATATTGAGACTCAGTTAATGAAAATGGAGATGCAGTCAAAAAGTGTTGTCAAAGACAACTTGATTGACCATGGACTGCTGCCGTGGCTTGAATTTGTATCCAGGTGGAAAACCGTGTAGTTTGAAGCACTTCTCAATAACATGACCAACAAGGCCACAATGCTTGCACATAGGACGCTATTTCTTGAACACAGGCTTCACAGATCGATTAATATCATACTTAACAATAAAGGCATGATTGTCATGTGAAGATGCAAGAGATATGGAAATCGTACGTTGATGTTCCTCTTGTAAGACAAGGCTGAAAACCTTGTTAAGAGGAGGCAGAGGATCCATTAAGAGGATATGAGCCCTAACAGAGATATAGGACTCATTCAAACCAACAAGAAATTGAAGTATGCGTTCTTGCTGAACATAAGAATTAAGTGTGTGAATAGCTCCACAAGAACAAATTGGAATCGGTTTGTAATAGGCACTAAAAAGTCAACTGGCCTTGAGAAAGAGTCGAAATCAACTTTTGCAATTGCAAAAATATGAGGGCCATTCTTCTGAGAGAATCGCTCCTTGAGATCATTTCATATCTCATGTGTCGTATTAATGTAAAGAATAATAGCAGAAATCTCAGACGAAATAGATTTAAGAATCCATGAAATTACCATATTATTACAACGCAACCAAGAAGGAAGCATTGTATTGGCAGGATCTGAAGGCTTAAGAATGGATCAGTAGACGAACCCTGAGTGATAGTTATCACCAGTAAGAGATTGCGTAACAAGAACAGTACCAGGACTGTCTCGTAGATGAAGGAAGAAAGGACTAGATGTTTCGTCCATGGAAGATGATGATTTTGGAGCcatgagaagaagaaaatgaaaaacacGAAAGATGCGTGCGGAAGAAGACTCTTAAAAACTAATACCACATATTAAATGTAAAAATACATGAAGGAAATACTTTTGTATATATACCGAATGTTAAGCATTGTAAAATATTACAAGGTATTTACACTACAAAGAGTAAAGTAAACTgagtgtaattatatataaggacagaataaaataacatattacAATAAGACTTTATACAAGttattataaaatgtaatagTAGGTTCTCAAAATTTTTGAACCTCCAAATCATGTTGATTTTTCACTTGATCTCCACTTGATGCTTAATTTTAGTCGTAAAAACTGTCATGCTTTTGAAGAAATGGAGGAAGCTGTTTGGATGGGATATATGACCTATAAAAGTTGCACGGATAAAATAATGCATGGGGTTCCATCGTCTATGCTGTAGTTTGCTCTCCTCGTGTAACCGGCTGACCAATTGTACGTACTTTCGGTTTGCCACGGAAAGCACCTTGAACGATCGCAAtctaaagaggaaaaaagaggGAGAGTTGACATCATGAGTAGCTAGATTGAATTCCATTACATATAttcaaacgaaaaaaaaaatagaaattcagTTGTTTTATTACAAACATATATCTTAATAAACAAATTAACACCTACATTAAAAGATCTATttcttttggatttattttttcaaatcatcgTTAGCATCAcgtcagtatatatatatatatatttatgcttgTCATTTGGAATCTTTGGAAGTGTTGAAAGGAACTGAGCTTGATCAGAATGCTATTGCAATTTTATACTTCAAACAcaaatgaatatttaaaaaagaaatcttttttttttttttttgtcaaatttaaatttaaagagaATGTTACTTATTTTGTGATCATCAAAATGAAGATATTCCTTTTAATAGGATGGCGGACAAGGATGTGTCTCATTTGGATGCTAAGCTAATTAGTTGATATGAGttaagttctttatgaatagaaGTGAATTGAGATGGTAAAATGAGTTTTGTAGAGTCCACTTAAATGAATTTAGATATGTTTGAATATTATGattagtttagatatatttataaaaagtttaaaagatTGTGGgtcctatatataaaaatgtgttaagTTGAAATAGGTTATGAGTTCTacgtgtaaaaatattttgagttgagatgaatttaatgatttaagaactgagtatttgaatgttaaagtcagtttaaaattaaattgaatagCAGGTTGGCTCAATGATCAGGCCATTTAGGCCATTGTCTAAGGCTCCTACCCTATGGcctctaaaataaaaatgaagtgttttttttttctttttgaaaaaaaaaaaactatttcattaaataaagttttaaatcacttttatatttttttcatatgtgcAAGGCCTCgtaaaactaaatttaagatttaatataatcaattatttatattttaaataattttttaagatcttaCTAAATTAAAGTATAAAATTTGCATTGAGACCTCATTTTAAGttgtaataatatttaatataaattcaaaaaaaaattaaataaaatcttattttagtgaaaattttaaaaatattctatataataatttatattttattatattataattataaataactaaCTTAAATTTTACCACAAATCTCAATTTGTAAGCCGCCCCGCTTAAACAGTGCAAATTTCAAACCGGACATAGTCAACAAGAACGAGGATATAAATCTTTTCGTACGTAAATGGTTGAATTTAAAAGGACAAAAATTTCTCTACGGCTGCCGTGTGTATGCATTTGCTCTTTTCTTTCTGGGTGGTGGGCCTTTTGATTAGAATTCAGTGCCCTTTTACAGATAAATGAAACCAGAATGCTCAACGTCAGCATAGTACAAATTAGCCATATCGATATTGGTGCTCAAAACTTCAAGCCCATTTGGCTAAGACTGACATACAACCAGCTCCTAGTAGAAGTGAGAGATTTGCTCCTAATTGAATCCTCACATTGTTTTGCAGTCTTGGGTTCATGAAATCTGCTGCTAGTAGATCAACAAGTGCCATGTAAACTAATATCCCAGCAGATGCAGCTTCAAAAATCCCTTGAACTATCAGAGCAGTTGGGCTATTCTCCTTGTAAACGCTTGATATTCCTATGCCGATTGCAATCCCAACTGGGGTTGTGAGGGAGAAAAAAGTTGCCATGATTGCTGCAGATCTAGTCTTGAATTGCGCCTGACAGAAACAAAAACTCAAAGGTATAGATGGATACAAAATAAATGACAGCAAATCTTTAGACAATACATATAAAACACAAGTGTTATAGTCTGCTGATAATGTGTATGTGGCTCACAGCTAGCTTAGCTGCATGCAATGGCCCCAAAGTTCATCGCTTTGGTCTAAAAATCAAAGTGATTCTCATTTTTCAGCATGAAAGTTGGCCAACTGGATGTTTGAGTTTACCCTTTAGTTTTGTTTAAAGGAGTTTCACtttgtttcttcatttgaattaACTATTACTAGAGTCTGTCGTTTCTCATTTCTTAGGATGTATAAACAGTCTCTTGCTACGCTTTGGTTTTTTACATCTTAAGATCAAATTTAAATCTGCCAAGTGTTCAGATTATTACACGATATTAATTTGCTATAAGTGAGGCGAATCAATAAACTTACCGATACCgtcctttttaaaaaagatataacTAAAGAAACGATGCCTTGCCTCTTGTGAAAACACATACGAacttactaatattatataaaattgcaCATGGCACTCAATTTTCTTCGGTTAAAGAGACTCAGCTTGAATCCAAGGCCACAGAAAGGAGTGTGATGTACCTGAGATATGCAGCCACCAAGCCCCATGCCCTCAAAAAACTGATGAAAAGACAAGGCTGCTATGAGAGGTTTTATTGTTTCAGGTTTCCCCGAAGCACCCAAAGATATTCCAATTATAACTGAGTGAGCAACAATTCCTAGCTCCAACACCTAATGAAACACCCACCAAAGTTAGAGAAACTCCAAGCAAGTAAAATAATAGTACTATTATAAGGTTAATTGCTGGTGAACAATCTGAGGGACATCAATAAGACAAATTAATTAAACCAATGAACAACGAAGCTAAAATCCACCTTACTTGTGATATAACTCGGAAACGGATTAGCTCAGCCAGATTAGTCTCCTCGGTATGGTTGGCTGAGCCATGAGCATGGCCATGCGTGGCATGTGTATGAACATGTATGTGTCCCGCATGTTCATCGCCCATCTCTTCATCTCCATTGATAACCTGCTTAGATTTGTTGAAGTGCAGCCTTTTATAAAATCCTGTTGCGGATGAATCAACTATTAATGTTGCTATAGCAGACATCATTGCAACGAAACCAGCAAACGGAAAGTTTCCCCATGGATTTTTGTTTAGGCAAGGTGATGTTAGACTCTCAAAAGCATCCGGCAATATGTGGATGAAGCCAGTTGCTAGGATTACCCCAGCAGCAAAGGctttgataaagaaaaagatgtCATTTTCAGGCCTTAGGCTTGGGATCTTCTTGCCTAACAGTGGGATGCAAACACCCACAGCACCAGCTATGAGAATAACTGCAACCGAAGTCAATTTATATCTAAGTGCTTCGCTTTTGTTGGCCTCTGTGGCCTCAGCATGATCACAGGTACAATCTCCAGAAACTATAGTAGGAAGGAAAACTAACATCAAAACAAGCAACATCCTTGAGATGTTGAAAGAACAAGCTCTACTTTTGATCATGGcgtgagagagaagaaaaggtaGTCACTAAAAAGGAGGAAATTATGGTGGTGCAATTGTGCAAAGGTGTTGGGATTGTTTGCTGGTGGATTCTTTGAACAAGGCTCTAGTATTTGTGTTTGttatatagaaaagaaaaagaagttgcAAATCAATAGGATTTCtatttgaaataatttattGGCTTATTTTAGAAACTAGACTAAGGAATAATCGATGGATGGCTATTAGATCGAGCATCTTATGTATAGTCCACATGAACattaaagaaagcaaaaaaaacaaaaaacaaaaaatgtagaTTATGGCCTTGCATAAAACGCTAGCTTCTCAAATTTGGCCGTGTGGCATGCATGTGGGTTGTCAGCATATATATGTAGGTTGGATGGCCTGAAAATTGAGGAATATAgcattatatataacatatttacaTGGAAGTCTTTCACatataagttaattatttatGAGAATACTATATACAGTTATGGAATACTGTGCAAGTGCTgtacagtcgctttgaaaaagagtgatgtctactaacaaaaaaattaattttttaatgtagatttgatatttatttatttttttaaaaataattacacgaaatTTGGACACTCATGactgtaactatatatatatatatatatctaagtaTTTATTAGGGGTTAGTGGCCATATGTGTACCTATTTAAAAAAGCAACGAATTTAAAAACACTGGTTTCGTACCCAATTATTTAGTGCATATTGGAAGGGGCATCTTAAATGcgtaatgagtatatatatatatatataaatcaacgatataaattttacattgttatgataatatttgattttaaaaaattttaaaattaaattttgttacatattaaaatcatttaaaggtcatttggattgaaaattactctcaacatatttcatctcatctatctcatctcattattataatttttttaaatttttacataaaatataataaataattcaattttttaaatctaaatttaattaatattttataaatttttaaaatcttataattttttaaattctcaaaaaaatattaaaattaaaaaataatatcatatcaatattttacttttaacttttaaatttcaCCTAAAATTTCACCGTCTAATCAACCACTTATTGTTGCTTTCACATCGGTTTACAAATatgacttttctttcatttctaaGATTTTATGGGATTCTATAAAAGTGGTCATCACAATAATTCTAAAAGTGTTGTTGTGAAACACGGAAATGCTTGAAATGTGATGATATTGCATGTAGTCGTGTAAAGGAATTATGTGGTAAGAGAACgatcgatatatatatgaatatatacatatataaaaggaagaaaaaagaataataataaatacagtaatattaaatataattataaattgtcTTTAAAACAGAATagaatttattgttaaaaattcatttttatataaatattttatttaatcattttaaaaaaaaaaggtgcgaCTTTgttctaaatattatttctttctttaatttaataaataaagagGGTCAGAGTAGGTTTCACCGCCACCCTCGAGAAAAGGACATGAAAAAGCAATCGAAGAGAAGGTGTAGACATAATGTTGTCATGCAAATGCCTTTTCCAAAGTAATTTGGCTTAGATTGTATCGGTACAGTGTTTAGTTAAGCAGATGTCAATCCGAGAATGTCGTTATGATGTCtgtctctccttttataattaattaaataaatagacaCTTTTCTTTAATTCTCGACGAGAGTCGTGGCAGGAGGGTTCACATCTTTTCAGCATTTTCGTCGAAGAAACACGTCACTCTATGGAACAGTACTCTGACCTAAAATGTATCAAAGTAGTATATATTTTCCCATCCTAACTGGAATGAATTGAGTTATTAAAATGGTATGCATTTTCCCTCCGATAatggtaaatattatttttttggtttcgaTTGCAAAGTGTTGAAATACTGTTAATTAGAGagtaaaatgtatttttttatatattatttttaataaaatagctTAGATGTTCTCACTTTATAACTATTAATCATGTTGTGAACATGTTTCGCACTCTTGTGAGTTCCCGTAGAAAAACCGTATCAGAAGAACCAAAAAATGCTTGAAGGGTATTTAAACGTCTCTGAAAGCTAAGTCAATTAGTTGGTATAGTCTCTCTAATAACTCAAGAATTAGATCAAATTACCTCTATTGTGAATTTCTTCTAATATATGTAGATTAGGGTAGAGCTCGATGGGATTCGTATGACAACCCAATCTCTTTATTCAAATTAGGTCCAAGTTAGTTGTTATTTGAATTTCCCATCATTTGGTTCGAGGTGGTTTATTGGGGGAGAATTTGAGTTCCCATGTTATTCAAGAATGGCTTTGTGATTATCCTATATGTTGGTTATGCCAAGTGGTTTGATCGGCCCGGGGTAATTCCTTAACCCCAACAGTTGTGGGTTGGCTCCATTGGGCCTTGTGACGCCCTCAACCTTTGCTTAGGATGGAACAAACACTTGAAGTGTCAGGATATACAACACAATGTTACATATCTCTGTTCATGACAGTTAATATGCAATATATCCTAGTATGCAACTAGTAGTATGCAATAATCGCAGCAGAATAAGGATGATTAGTTATAACCCATGATAGAATGAACTAAAACATCCCAATAGCATTAATAATCCATATAAGTTCAAACTTAAGGATAGCATTTCCTTAACACAAAATATTTAATCCAAGTTCAACGATTAGATCAATCATTTCATACACTTTGAAATATGAAGAGTCAATGCTTATGAGCATCCAAATTATATCTAGTCTTCATTCAAGGTCCGACTCCTCTTCAACCATCTTAATCCAGTAGTCCTTCCTGTTCTTCCTCTACTGGTCCTAAAGAACTTCTattatttaggaaaaaaattgatAGTGGGTCCACAAgggtgagatttacttgaaatctcaataagtaaaataaccaaattgcacaaagataaaatatgcataattatttataaatatgagaGGCATGAAATGatatgcaaataaataaataaataaaatctgtaTTTGTCTCCCATCCAGGTTTCTTAACATTTTCAGAAAAAACTTTGATGCACTTTCTCTTTCagagaacatttttattttctcatttaaaaaacaTGGCATTTCGAAAGAGAAAATTCCATACCTTATTGCTTTCAAAACTATAATATTAAAGCCATcattaacataacataacatatggTATCATCACATCTCCCCATTATGCACTGTAAGTACCTACCGGTGACCATAGTACAACTCATGCTGACACTATGTCTTTGTCTACCGACATCGTAACCCAATGAATTGATCATAACTTTTTATCATAACATATGCACCCACTAGCATTAAGTGCCATAAATGACTGTGCTCCAACATTTCTTAAAAAGAATCCATTCAAAACCCGTTGATGGTTCTTTGTCAGCCTaggggttaccactccatttttaCTCACTCTAGAGTAGACAAAGAAGTTCCATTAGAATAATTCTTCATCCTAACCTTTGAGATCGTGACAAAATTTGTTCTCATACTATACttgaaaaatgtatttcatgACATGTGCATATGTAGTCATGTGAAATTGACATTTAGATGCAATATgctaaaaatggtgaaaattttaCATGTCATGTAAacaagtaattaaatgctcaatGGTGTATCATATGATATTTCATACTCAAAATGACATTTAATATGCATATGGCATAtacacaataaataaattatctataaCCCTCATCTTAATTAAAAAGTCTCCTATCTAGTACTCTCCATGTTACTAGAGAACACGATGGTCGAGCTCATAGTCAGCTTTACCAAGTGGGATGGATGACCTTGAAGACCTCTGGGTCACCTTACATTAACAAAGGAAAAGGAAGTGGGTGTAGTCAACCCGAAGAGGTGCGATGAGGAAGTAACTAGAAAAGGGGGACTGAGTCTCATTGGAAGAATCTGTTGTGACTGTGTTGTTGGAAGGGAAGTGGTGCCAAAAACCATGGAGAAGATATGGCGAATCAGTAAACGAGCCTCGTTCCAGGCAGTTAAACGTAATGTCTTCATAATCACTTTCGCTACTCATGGGGATAAGGACCGAATTCTAGAGGGGAAGCCAAAGCTCTTTGATAACATGTTGTTTGTGCTTTTGCCCTATGAGGGCTCTTTGCAACCTGGTCACATTTCTTTCCAATCTGAAGTCTTCTAGCTTCGCCTGCATAATATGCCCTTTGGCACTATGACTAAGGATTGAGAGGTCCAGATAGGGGCATCAGTAGGGAGAGTGTTGGAAGTAGATGTTGCGGCGAATGGGATAGGTTGGGGAAATTTTCTGAGGGTCCAAATGGAAGTCATGCTAAAAAAAGGCTTTGGCTCGAGGGAGATTCATTAATGTTGAcgggaaaaaaatatagattccATTCACATACCAGAAGCTTCCTCGCTTCTACGTTTCGTGTGGATGGCTGCTGCATGGGCCTCAGGGGTGTACCATGGAACCAAACAATCTGAACGCAAAAAACACGACCAATGCACAGTTTGGTCTTAGTTGAGGGCCGATGACGTGTTATGCTGGAAATCCCCATTCCAGGCAACCCATGGGAGCTCTGGAGATAGCGACAAGTCTGAAGGCAACACCGAGCATTGGGATTCCCAGAAGGGCTCTAAACTGGGACACCTTGTCAGTAGCAGAAGTAGCAACATCCTTGGGCAGTGTGATCTTAGGATGCCGCTAGTTGCAAGTTTTCAGGGGGTCACCACTACAGATGGAACTGAAAAGGAGCCCCACATAGTAGGTGGCATAAAACAGGGGAGAAGGCAGCTTCCCGCCAACTCCAAACTAAAAGCTTTTGAGCCCTCCTTGGTGGGTGGGTCTAGCATAGGATTGAACCTTCATGGGCCTAATGTTCCTGAGATACATGGGCTTCCTGAGGACGTGCCGTCTAGGTCGTCTGCTTCTAAGTCACATACAAATCGAGATGGTGTTTAGACTCGTCACGAAGCATAAGTAACTTATGtaagtttagtttttttatttgtattgtctaataatattttttttatttatactatctataattattttttttattggacaaGATGATATCACTTTGGGAAAATGCTATGGCTCCATCTGATGATTCATCAATGAATAATGTTCAGATCTTTTCTCAGGTTCTTGGACCATGTTCTGGATATTTAAGGGGCataggacgttgcgtgaagcctTTGTCAACATCATTCTCTTCTCAAGTCAAATCGAATGACAATTTTCGGTAATTAGGGGAAGCAGGGCTCGAGATTGAACATTTAAAATCCAAGCAACAAAAGTTGCAGACTCAATTAGATCAGGAGCGGATATAGAGGCGAGATTAGAACAAAACATACAGAAGAAGCTAGAAATTTAATCCCAGAAAATGTTCAAATAATGgcaattaatgatgtcccaaaactctAGGGTTACAACTCTAGAGTTCCATTCTGATTAAAATTTCTTAAACtcatttttgatatatatattcagtCCCATGCATTGTGGGTGGATCTTATTCTTCTTCAAACCCAAGTTTAGTCTCTGGTTACCATCGACATGCCATAACCACATCCAATTGTCCACCCTACATGCACGTATGTTCACAGCATGCATACACCTCCCTCCCATGGACGTgaaaagtaaaaacaagaaGACCTACACGTTAAACCTCTCTCTCCACCTTAGGAAACTCTTCTTCACCAGAAGTCATCGCAAGTTCCTCATTGTTTTTACACCACTAAGCTCTCTTCTATTGGCATCTCACCCTCCCCATGACCACCTCAAATAGGCcctcaattttctattataatggTTGCTTGGCGCACCCACGAGCCACCATATTCCAGCGTGTATACCCCACAACAACCTTAGCCCTTGTGGAATCTCCTTCTGAACCATAACAACCACTACCCCACGTTCAACCATGATTGCAACACACAAAACCTAAATGCCCCTATTTTAGCCCCATAAAAACAAAGCACAGCTCCTTCCTCCACATGACAACTACTCACTTGTACCACCACTACCAACCCTCTGTAAAATTATTGTAAACCTTTATTTTCCCTACAATGAACAAAGCAGTTTTCACTCCTCCAACTCACCTCCCCTTAAGCCACCACCCATGCCGAAAACTCCATAAAAACTAATGACAACCCCACAATAGTCACAGTTCAAACACTTAGGTGAGTTGTAAGCCTCTGTACTCTGTCCTTGAGACGCCACCCACTAGTACCTACACTCCCATGCAAATATGATTGAATAAAGGCCAACACAACCCTTCTACCTCACAGACAATCCCTCCTCAACCTAGCTCCACCAAAGGTGCCACTTGAAGAGATCAAACCACCGAGAACACCACATGGGAAGCTACCGTCTATTCAATTCAGC
This Carya illinoinensis cultivar Pawnee chromosome 11, C.illinoinensisPawnee_v1, whole genome shotgun sequence DNA region includes the following protein-coding sequences:
- the LOC122280635 gene encoding zinc transporter 1-like: MIKSRACSFNISRMLLVLMLVFLPTIVSGDCTCDHAEATEANKSEALRYKLTSVAVILIAGAVGVCIPLLGKKIPSLRPENDIFFFIKAFAAGVILATGFIHILPDAFESLTSPCLNKNPWGNFPFAGFVAMMSAIATLIVDSSATGFYKRLHFNKSKQVINGDEEMGDEHAGHIHVHTHATHGHAHGSANHTEETNLAELIRFRVISQVLELGIVAHSVIIGISLGASGKPETIKPLIAALSFHQFFEGMGLGGCISQAQFKTRSAAIMATFFSLTTPVGIAIGIGISSVYKENSPTALIVQGIFEAASAGILVYMALVDLLAADFMNPRLQNNVRIQLGANLSLLLGAGCMSVLAKWA